From the genome of Pseudomonas sp. AB6, one region includes:
- a CDS encoding DUF748 domain-containing protein — protein sequence MKRRYSVALWTVVGIVVLLVAVQIALPYVVRNYLNEKLADMGDYRGQVTDVDLALWRGAYKINGLDIVKVSGKVPVPFVKIPIIDLAVSWHSLWYDHAVVARVRFVNPELNFVDGGDNKEASQTGQGTDWRAQLNKLLPITLNEVRISDGKITFNNFTSTPKVKIEADKVNASFYNLTNVADAKGQREARFSGKALLMGKAPLDTAATFDPFSNFEDFDFRLRATGIELKSLNDFASAYGKFDFNAGNGDLVIQAKAVKGQLSGYIKPLLRNVEVFNWQQDVANQNKGFFRSVWEAVVGASQAVLKNQKKNQFATRVDLSGSVHNQNISAFQAFLQILHNGFIQAFNTHYDNGKNP from the coding sequence ATGAAACGTCGATATAGCGTCGCGCTGTGGACTGTTGTTGGCATCGTCGTCTTGCTAGTTGCGGTGCAAATCGCCTTGCCTTATGTGGTGCGCAACTACCTGAACGAAAAACTCGCCGACATGGGCGATTACCGGGGCCAGGTTACCGACGTCGATCTGGCATTGTGGCGCGGCGCTTATAAAATCAACGGGCTCGACATCGTTAAAGTCTCAGGCAAGGTTCCTGTTCCGTTCGTAAAAATTCCGATCATTGATCTGGCTGTGAGCTGGCATTCGTTGTGGTACGACCATGCTGTGGTTGCCCGCGTGCGCTTTGTCAATCCCGAGCTTAACTTCGTTGACGGCGGCGACAACAAGGAAGCGTCCCAAACCGGTCAAGGTACTGACTGGCGCGCCCAGTTGAATAAGCTATTGCCAATCACCCTCAACGAAGTTCGCATCAGTGACGGTAAAATCACTTTCAACAATTTCACCTCAACCCCGAAAGTCAAAATCGAAGCCGATAAAGTCAATGCAAGTTTTTACAACTTGACCAACGTGGCGGACGCCAAAGGCCAGCGAGAGGCTCGGTTTTCAGGAAAAGCGTTGTTGATGGGCAAGGCGCCGTTGGACACTGCAGCAACGTTTGATCCGTTCAGTAATTTCGAAGACTTCGATTTCCGCCTACGCGCTACTGGAATCGAATTGAAAAGCCTTAACGATTTTGCGTCTGCCTATGGAAAATTCGATTTCAACGCGGGCAACGGCGACCTTGTGATCCAGGCAAAGGCAGTCAAAGGGCAACTCAGCGGCTATATCAAACCGTTGCTGCGCAATGTTGAGGTGTTCAACTGGCAGCAGGATGTAGCGAACCAAAACAAGGGTTTTTTCCGCTCCGTTTGGGAAGCCGTGGTGGGCGCCAGCCAAGCAGTGCTGAAAAACCAGAAAAAAAATCAGTTTGCAACACGCGTTGACCTCAGTGGCAGTGTGCATAACCAGAACATCAGCGCATTTCAGGCGTTTTTGCAGATCCTGCACAATGGCTTTATCCAGGCATTCAATACCCATTACGACAACGGTAAAAACCCTTGA
- a CDS encoding AAA family ATPase, which yields MKFEGTSAYVATDDLKLAVNAAITLERPLLVKGEPGTGKTMLAEQLAESFGARLITWHIKSTTKAHQGLYEYDAVSRLRDSQLGVDKVHDVRNYLKKGKLWEAFEAEERVILLIDEIDKADIEFPNDLLQELDKMEFYVYEIDETIKAKIRPIIIITSNNEKELPDAFLRRCFFHYIAFPDRVTLQKIVDVHYPNIKKELVSEALDVFFDVRKVPGLKKKPSTSELVDWLKLLMADNIGEAVLRERDPTKAIPPLAGALVKNEQDVQLLERLAFMSRRGNR from the coding sequence ATGAAGTTTGAAGGCACCAGCGCCTACGTCGCCACTGACGACCTGAAGCTTGCGGTCAACGCAGCCATCACTCTGGAACGCCCCCTGCTGGTCAAAGGCGAACCTGGCACCGGCAAAACCATGTTGGCCGAGCAACTGGCCGAATCGTTTGGTGCCCGGCTAATTACTTGGCACATCAAGTCCACCACCAAAGCCCATCAAGGCCTCTACGAGTACGACGCGGTGAGCCGACTGCGCGATTCGCAGTTGGGTGTGGATAAAGTCCACGACGTGCGCAATTACTTGAAGAAAGGCAAATTGTGGGAAGCCTTTGAGGCAGAAGAACGGGTCATTTTGCTGATTGATGAAATCGACAAGGCCGATATCGAATTCCCTAACGACCTGCTGCAAGAACTCGACAAGATGGAGTTCTATGTTTATGAGATCGACGAGACGATCAAAGCGAAAATCCGTCCGATCATCATCATTACCTCCAACAATGAAAAGGAACTGCCAGACGCGTTCTTGCGCCGCTGCTTCTTTCATTACATTGCCTTCCCGGATCGCGTCACGTTGCAAAAAATCGTCGACGTGCATTATCCGAATATCAAAAAAGAGTTAGTTAGCGAAGCCTTGGACGTGTTCTTCGACGTGCGCAAAGTTCCTGGTTTGAAGAAAAAGCCGTCAACCTCGGAACTGGTCGATTGGCTGAAGTTGTTGATGGCCGACAACATTGGCGAAGCGGTATTGCGTGAGCGTGATCCCACCAAAGCGATTCCGCCGCTGGCGGGTGCGCTGGTCAAGAACGAGCAAGACGTGCAATTGCTCGAACGCTTGGCTTTCATGAGCCGTCGCGGCAACCGCTGA
- a CDS encoding VWA domain-containing protein — protein MLLNLFNEMRAAKVPVSVRELLDLINALKQRVTFADMDEFYFLARTILVKDERHFDKFDRAFGAYFNGLEKLDDHLKALIPEDWLRKEFERSLSEEERAQIQTLGGLDKLIEEFKKRLEEQKERHAGGNKWIGTGGTSPFGSGGYNPEGIRVGNAGARQGKAVKVWEQREYKNLDDSVELGTRNIKIALRRLRKFARQGAAEELDIDGTIDHTARDAGLLNIQMRPERRNTIKLLLLFDIGGSMDAHVKTCEELFSACKTEFKHLEYFYFHNFIYESVWKNNLRRSSESTATQDLLNKYGADYKVIFIGDAAMAPYEITQAGGSVEHWNEEPGYAWMQRFKEKYKKLIWINPYPKDTWAYSTSTNIVRDLIDDQMYPLTLRGLEEGMRFLAK, from the coding sequence ATGCTGCTCAACCTGTTTAATGAAATGCGTGCAGCCAAAGTGCCGGTCTCGGTCCGTGAGCTGCTCGACCTGATTAACGCCCTTAAACAGCGGGTCACCTTCGCTGACATGGACGAGTTCTACTTTCTCGCCCGCACGATTCTGGTCAAGGATGAACGTCACTTCGACAAGTTCGACCGTGCGTTCGGCGCCTATTTCAACGGCCTGGAAAAACTCGACGATCATCTAAAAGCGTTGATTCCGGAAGATTGGCTGCGCAAGGAGTTCGAGCGTTCGCTGAGTGAAGAAGAACGGGCACAGATCCAGACCTTGGGCGGCCTGGACAAGCTGATCGAGGAGTTTAAGAAACGCCTGGAAGAGCAAAAAGAACGTCACGCCGGTGGCAATAAATGGATCGGCACAGGCGGCACTAGCCCTTTCGGTTCAGGCGGGTATAACCCGGAAGGCATCCGGGTCGGCAACGCGGGCGCACGCCAAGGCAAAGCGGTGAAAGTCTGGGAGCAACGCGAATATAAAAACCTCGACGATTCGGTTGAGCTGGGTACTCGAAACATCAAGATCGCCCTGCGCCGCCTGCGCAAATTTGCCCGCCAGGGTGCCGCTGAAGAGCTGGATATTGACGGCACCATCGATCACACCGCCCGCGACGCCGGTTTGTTAAACATACAAATGCGCCCGGAACGCCGTAACACTATCAAGTTGCTATTGTTGTTCGACATCGGCGGCTCAATGGACGCTCACGTCAAAACCTGTGAAGAACTGTTTTCCGCGTGCAAGACCGAGTTCAAACACTTGGAGTACTTTTATTTTCACAACTTCATTTATGAATCAGTGTGGAAGAACAACTTGCGCCGCAGCTCTGAATCCACTGCCACCCAGGATCTGCTGAACAAATACGGCGCCGATTACAAGGTAATCTTCATCGGCGACGCCGCCATGGCACCCTACGAAATCACTCAGGCTGGCGGCAGCGTCGAACACTGGAATGAAGAGCCCGGCTACGCTTGGATGCAACGCTTCAAAGAGAAATACAAAAAGCTCATCTGGATCAATCCGTACCCGAAAGACACTTGGGCCTACAGCACATCGACCAACATCGTCCGAGACTTGATCGACGATCAGATGTATCCACTGACGTTACGCGGGCTGGAAGAAGGGATGCGGTTTTTGGCAAAGTGA
- a CDS encoding biotin-dependent carboxyltransferase family protein, producing the protein MSALLIETSTSLCLLQDAGRFGVRHLGVTQGGAADWVSMSWANKLLGNPLDAAVIEVTLGGLSLLAEEDCCLALAGADLDAMLDNRPLKPWRSFFMGKGQRLRFNRPIVGARAYLAAPGGFTAPAVLGSCSTVVREELGGLDGLGKPLGKGDRLSYSGAAFVLRVLPSQQIPDFGVNTLLDVVLGAQIGQFSGLSLFDAFNSDWTLDTRADRMGIRLLGPELTYLGAPMISEGIPLGALQIPPDGQPIVLLNDRQTIGGYPRLGALTPLSLARLAQCLPGSVIRLKPIVQNTAHKQHVRYLQVFSGPH; encoded by the coding sequence ATGAGCGCGTTGTTGATCGAAACCAGTACGTCGCTGTGCCTGCTGCAAGACGCCGGTCGTTTCGGCGTGCGGCATTTGGGCGTAACCCAGGGCGGGGCGGCGGATTGGGTTTCGATGTCATGGGCCAATAAGCTGCTGGGCAACCCGCTGGACGCCGCCGTGATCGAAGTGACCCTGGGTGGTTTGTCCTTGCTCGCCGAGGAGGATTGCTGCCTGGCGTTGGCGGGCGCCGATCTCGACGCCATGCTCGACAACCGGCCACTTAAGCCATGGCGCAGTTTTTTTATGGGCAAAGGCCAGCGATTACGCTTTAACCGGCCCATCGTCGGTGCCCGTGCCTATTTGGCGGCACCGGGTGGTTTCACGGCGCCAGCGGTGTTGGGCAGTTGCTCGACCGTGGTACGCGAAGAACTTGGCGGCCTTGACGGCTTGGGTAAGCCGCTGGGCAAAGGTGACCGGCTAAGCTACTCCGGCGCCGCTTTCGTGCTGCGAGTGTTACCCAGCCAACAGATTCCAGATTTTGGTGTGAACACCTTGTTAGACGTCGTACTGGGCGCTCAAATTGGTCAATTCAGCGGATTAAGCCTGTTCGACGCCTTCAACAGCGACTGGACCCTCGACACCCGCGCCGACCGCATGGGCATTCGCTTACTCGGGCCGGAGTTGACCTATCTGGGTGCGCCGATGATTTCCGAAGGCATTCCGCTGGGCGCCCTACAAATCCCCCCGGACGGCCAACCCATCGTCCTGCTCAACGACCGACAAACCATCGGCGGATATCCCCGACTGGGCGCGTTGACACCGTTGTCGTTGGCGAGATTGGCGCAATGCCTGCCGGGCAGCGTTATCCGATTAAAGCCAATAGTGCAAAACACCGCGCATAAGCAACATGTGCGCTATTTGCAGGTGTTTAGCGGGCCACATTAA
- a CDS encoding allophanate hydrolase subunit 1 produces the protein MKVRIEVAAIDCLMVRLFDVIDEANMPWMLAAAARLREHFASDLIDLVPSYTTLMIHYDLTRLNPNQASELIHGALAHLAPDPHATGTHHVLPVWYDLSVGPELGLLAKRSGLNIRDVIACHSHREYQVFALGFAPGFAFMGLVEEIIAAPRLNTPRKRVAAGSVGIAERQTAAYPVVSPGGWNLIGRTPSTLFDRQREGYSLMRPGDRVSFSSIDHAEFIRLGGDDTPLTGQA, from the coding sequence ATGAAAGTGCGGATCGAAGTGGCGGCTATCGACTGCCTCATGGTGAGGCTGTTCGATGTCATCGACGAAGCTAACATGCCGTGGATGCTCGCTGCTGCGGCACGTTTGCGCGAGCATTTTGCGAGCGATTTGATCGATCTGGTGCCGTCTTACACCACGCTGATGATTCATTACGACCTGACCCGACTGAACCCGAATCAAGCCAGCGAGTTGATACACGGCGCGCTGGCTCACTTGGCGCCAGACCCTCACGCCACTGGCACGCACCATGTGTTGCCCGTCTGGTACGACCTGAGCGTCGGGCCGGAACTGGGTCTGCTTGCAAAACGCAGCGGGTTGAACATTCGTGATGTCATCGCCTGTCACAGTCATCGCGAGTATCAAGTGTTTGCCTTAGGCTTCGCCCCGGGCTTCGCCTTCATGGGGTTGGTCGAGGAAATCATTGCCGCACCGCGTTTAAACACCCCGCGCAAACGCGTCGCAGCGGGCAGCGTTGGGATCGCTGAACGTCAGACGGCTGCTTACCCAGTGGTGTCGCCCGGTGGCTGGAACTTGATTGGCCGCACGCCTAGTACCCTGTTTGATCGGCAGCGCGAGGGATATAGCTTGATGCGGCCTGGGGATAGGGTGAGCTTCTCGTCTATCGACCACGCTGAGTTTATTCGCTTGGGTGGCGACGACACGCCATTGACGGGCCAGGCATGA
- a CDS encoding 5-oxoprolinase subunit PxpA: MGRLLLNCDIGESYGAWTMGLDAEVMPFIDCANIACGFHAGDPSVMRKTVSLALSHNVTIGAHPAYPDLVGFGRRSMACSAAELEDLLHYQIGALDGICRAQGSRVQYVKPHGAMYNDMMAKPEQLRTVIQAIARYDVQLPLMLLSTRDNSTAQAVGDEFGVTLWFETFADRAYDSSGHLVSRQLPGAVHHDPETIIAQALTLAHGQPLRASDGSDLLLTSDTLCVHGDNASSVAAVKRIRQALGEHLLS, from the coding sequence TTGGGTCGCCTGTTATTGAATTGTGACATCGGTGAAAGCTACGGCGCCTGGACTATGGGTCTGGACGCTGAGGTTATGCCGTTCATCGACTGTGCCAATATCGCTTGCGGCTTCCACGCCGGTGATCCGAGTGTCATGCGAAAAACCGTTAGCCTGGCGTTGTCTCATAACGTGACTATTGGCGCGCACCCGGCTTATCCCGATTTGGTAGGTTTTGGCCGGCGGTCGATGGCCTGCAGCGCAGCTGAGCTCGAGGATCTCCTGCATTATCAGATCGGCGCGTTGGACGGCATTTGCCGGGCGCAGGGCAGTCGTGTGCAGTACGTCAAACCGCATGGGGCGATGTACAACGACATGATGGCCAAACCCGAGCAGTTGCGTACCGTCATCCAAGCCATCGCGCGCTACGACGTCCAATTGCCGCTAATGCTCCTGTCCACTCGCGACAACAGTACCGCGCAAGCGGTGGGCGATGAGTTCGGTGTGACGTTGTGGTTCGAAACCTTTGCTGACCGGGCCTACGACAGCTCGGGCCATTTGGTATCACGGCAACTGCCGGGCGCCGTTCATCACGACCCTGAAACGATAATTGCCCAGGCACTTACTCTGGCGCACGGCCAGCCTCTGCGTGCCTCAGATGGCAGCGACCTGCTACTGACCTCCGACACCTTGTGTGTGCATGGCGACAACGCCAGCTCGGTGGCTGCGGTGAAACGTATTCGACAGGCGTTGGGTGAGCACCTGTTGTCATGA
- a CDS encoding DUF2937 family protein — protein sequence MLRSYLRLVLFTAGLLMGVQIPGFISDYTKRVEAHLIEAQQGLKGYTDTAQHFFNGDLQALVAHYRASDDPVFRSDADSLNQLLMRNQALDQEWQAMQAPWYARAWHVATSANPDIRRETFKAYTYQVLLVPEVIAWGIVCALLLALVVESFFLLIGWVIFGGRRKTPVLERDR from the coding sequence ATGCTGCGAAGCTATCTGCGATTAGTGCTGTTCACTGCGGGCTTGTTGATGGGGGTGCAAATCCCGGGTTTTATCAGCGACTATACCAAGCGTGTCGAAGCGCACCTGATCGAGGCGCAACAAGGCCTCAAGGGTTACACAGACACGGCACAGCACTTTTTCAACGGTGATCTACAGGCGTTAGTTGCGCACTATCGTGCCAGCGATGACCCGGTCTTTCGCAGTGATGCCGACAGTCTTAATCAATTGTTAATGCGCAATCAGGCACTAGATCAAGAGTGGCAGGCGATGCAAGCCCCGTGGTACGCCCGTGCGTGGCATGTGGCGACATCTGCCAACCCGGACATTCGTCGGGAAACGTTTAAAGCTTATACCTACCAGGTGCTATTGGTCCCGGAAGTGATTGCCTGGGGTATCGTTTGCGCTTTACTGCTGGCTCTGGTCGTAGAAAGCTTCTTCTTGCTGATCGGCTGGGTGATCTTCGGCGGACGGCGCAAAACGCCGGTGCTGGAGCGGGATAGGTAG
- a CDS encoding class II glutamine amidotransferase, with protein MCELLGMSANVPTDIVFSFTGLMQRGGRTGPHRDGWGIAFYEGRGLRLFQDPAASSESQVAQLVQRYPIKSEVVIGHIRQANVGKVCLANTHPFARELWGRNWCFAHNGQLADFKPRATFYRPVGDTDSEAAFCDLLNRVREAFPEPVEIEQLLPSLVDACADYRNKGVFNCLLSDGDWLFCFCSTKLAHITRRAPFGPARLKDVDVIVDFQAETTANDVVTVMATEPLTENETWTRYEPGEWNLWRRGERVAHGKA; from the coding sequence ATGTGTGAACTATTAGGCATGAGCGCCAACGTCCCAACCGATATCGTGTTCAGCTTCACCGGGCTGATGCAGCGCGGCGGCCGAACCGGTCCGCATCGAGACGGTTGGGGCATCGCCTTTTACGAAGGCCGTGGTTTGCGTCTGTTTCAAGACCCAGCCGCCAGCAGCGAATCGCAAGTTGCGCAACTGGTGCAGCGTTATCCGATCAAAAGTGAAGTCGTGATTGGCCATATTCGGCAGGCCAATGTCGGCAAGGTCTGCTTGGCCAATACCCATCCGTTTGCCCGTGAGTTGTGGGGCCGCAATTGGTGCTTCGCGCACAACGGTCAGTTGGCGGACTTCAAACCTCGCGCTACTTTCTATCGACCGGTGGGCGATACCGACAGCGAAGCGGCGTTCTGCGACCTGCTCAATCGGGTGCGTGAGGCGTTCCCGGAACCGGTCGAGATCGAACAGTTGCTTCCCTCGCTGGTCGACGCTTGTGCTGACTACCGCAACAAAGGCGTATTCAATTGCCTGCTCAGCGACGGTGATTGGTTATTCTGTTTCTGCTCCACCAAACTGGCTCATATTACCCGCCGGGCACCCTTCGGTCCGGCGCGATTGAAAGACGTCGATGTGATCGTCGATTTCCAGGCTGAAACTACCGCCAACGACGTTGTCACAGTTATGGCGACTGAACCGCTGACCGAGAATGAAACCTGGACGCGGTATGAGCCGGGAGAGTGGAATTTATGGCGTCGCGGTGAACGCGTAGCCCACGGCAAAGCCTGA
- a CDS encoding MFS transporter codes for MNVMNENDYLIAWGFYAFAAVGCLLVVFKMTGWMWRFLREPLRVLVAVLLFSPTIVDPVKEQFAPAVAITALDLAFKVGTNIWRAVSDLAMYAIIAAGLYIIYILIRWPIERRRRASQPKAPTANAASLPTDDEPFAAVDDDRFARKPAAPPSASSRVRVEPRL; via the coding sequence ATGAACGTCATGAACGAGAACGACTACCTGATCGCCTGGGGCTTTTACGCTTTCGCTGCAGTTGGCTGCCTTTTGGTAGTGTTCAAGATGACCGGTTGGATGTGGCGCTTTTTACGCGAACCTCTGCGCGTACTGGTTGCGGTGCTGTTGTTCAGCCCCACCATCGTTGATCCGGTGAAAGAACAGTTTGCGCCTGCCGTTGCAATCACGGCGTTGGACCTAGCGTTCAAGGTTGGCACAAATATTTGGCGCGCTGTCTCGGATTTGGCCATGTACGCCATCATCGCCGCAGGTCTTTATATCATTTACATACTGATTCGCTGGCCCATAGAAAGGCGCCGCCGGGCCAGCCAGCCTAAGGCTCCCACCGCAAACGCAGCTTCTTTGCCGACCGATGACGAACCTTTTGCTGCTGTCGACGATGACCGATTCGCTCGCAAACCCGCAGCACCTCCCAGCGCAAGCAGCCGTGTACGGGTTGAGCCGCGCCTGTAG